The genomic segment TCCAGGGCTTCCTCCCAATACCCTTGTTGGAGACCTCGCCTtctcatccttctttttcacTGCCTTTTTGTGCCACTGCTTTAGTGCCTTTGATGTTTGTTCATCGAATATCGACCTCTTCATTGTGGATCCCATCTACACATACATTATACATTTCATTACTCACTTAGTTTGTTTGCTATACAACCAATCAAAACCACCTTTTGATGTTCTTTTGATGTTCTGAGTGTTTTTGACAGTGTGTTTAATGTGTTTGGAAATGCTACTTTTTGTAAAGAAATATCAAACGacattaaaagaaaagaaatctACTTTGCCAAATGACTCTATATTATATCTCTACCTGAGTCACCAGTGCATACAACGGTAGCGTCACATAGGCAGACACGAATTGGACCACTACCCTGTGTCATGTTTTATCATGTACTTTTGTAAGTAAGACCAAACAAAATGAAACAATAACACATGGTTTTTTGAGTTGATGAAAAGACATACATACCCGAGGGCAACTCTTAAGATTATGAGATTAAAATCATCATGAAAGCAAGATCTCAATCCAAACTCATACTGCAAAATTCATGAGTTAAGAGgcaaatatatctatatatgtgtgtatgtaaATGAAAAGGGTGGTGTTGGGAGATTAGTTGATTACCCATATCCAAAAGAAATATGTTATCTCGAATGCGTTCTGGACAAACAAGAGTAACAATGAATCAGCTCTAAACCCAAAGATGGTGTTTGGAAAGTTGGATTAAATTGGATAGAATGAGATAATTTTTAGAACCTGAAACAAGACAAAATGGATGAGATGGAGAATCAATCGAGGCCAACTAAACCAAAAATGTCCATCTGAAACTTGCACCAGAGGTATCCCTTGAACTACAGCATGTCTTTCTTGGATTTCAAGTGCCATTTGTGTTATAATTCCTTGAAGCTTTGTTCCAACTGCTAAGGTCACCTTCAACCAATGCAACCCACACTTCACAAACCATTTCTCACACATATTTCTATTTCTATAGGGCAGTGCTACACAATCCAAGAATAAGCCCATCACAAGCGAGATGAATCATTTTTCTGTCACTAGGTATTGTATTAAAAATTTGAttacatatccatataatcaaaCTTTTGACACAACGTCCTACAAAAAGAATAACCCTTTGACCCATGATGGGCTCAACATCTAATTACAGAGCATTTTTCATTTCTATATATAGGACAGTGCTACATAGTCCGAGAACGAGCTTATCACGTGACAGATGAGTTTTTTTATTGGGTGTTGTGTCATGTGTTCTATGTTAAAACAATAcctaaaaaagaaataaaacacTCTCTAGCTCATGATGGACTCTTCCTAATACTACAAAATATTTTCCATTTCTATATATATCAAACCATAGATGTTTTATTTTCAGCAGAGGCTTCTTACCATTAGAGGCACCATGGACAACCAAAACATAGCCTGCCATCCTGAAAGTGATGAAAAAAAGAAAGTTAAAAAAGACACATaacattaaaaaagaaaaaaaaaaaacataataatataCTTACCATGTACATTGAGAAGTAGAAAGACCACTAATGAAGACCATAATACAGGGCTGCAGCATCATATGATGGCTCATGTAAGTTCATGACATCCAATTCCAAAGGAAAAGTGTTCAAATAAGGCTGCAAAATTCTTAACCAAAACAAGTTTGAGAAAAGCTTACGTTATTCCCACAACCACCTTAAAGTCATCTTCTAATGATCTTTTGATATACTTTTGGAAATTAAACTTGCTTCCAGGTGCTAAATGAACCTGTAATCAAGACTAACATATTGTACTCATCattgttatttgatgataaaaaATATGGGATAAGTTTGGAGAAACTCACAGTTACAAATCCATGTCTCATGGTCAAGTAATCGGCCTTACGAACAGACCTAATGAATTGTCGAAGAAAACACACCTGTGAAATTTAAACGTTGAAGAAAGCAAGTGATGAAGAAGTGTGATAGAAAATCAGTGAGTTGGACAAAACCGTCATGAGATGAGATTTCTTACAAAATAGAAGGTGAATGGATTTTTAGTCCAGAATCTCGTGTGATCTTTCACAAATGATGTCTCATGAGTAAGCCTGAATCTCATAGGATCTGTAtaataacaaaacaaaacaaagtaAAACTGATAGACCCTATATAGGATCTATCTAATACAGCAGTAAACAAGAACCAAACAGAAAGAGGAAAAGGGATTATTTTTCACTAAAGTAAAAGAAAACATCCTGAGTATTAGAGAGATCCACAACTCTCCCCATGAGTTACTGCTAAATTCATTACAATCAACATGCTCCCTTCATTATTCTGTTACCTATATGCTATCAGTATCTGAGTCTATCATTACCAGCCACTCAAgtttcaccttgtcctcaaggtaaATATGGACTATTATTCACTAAACTAAAGGAGAACACTTTCGGTATTTGAGAGACCAAGAACTCTCCCGAGAACTACTGCTCAATTCATTACAATCAAATATGCTCCCCTTACTCTTCCTACTCTCCTATATATGCTATATTCCAACCCATCTGCAAACCTCAATACAATGATCCATATACCCCTCTATTACCTATATGCTATCAATATGTCTATCATTACCGTCAGCTCGAGTTTCACCTAGTCCTCAAGGTATGGTCTATCAATACAACAGTAGGCAAGAACCAGACAGGAAGAGAAATATGAACTATTATTCACTAACCTAAAAGAAAACACTTAGGGTATTTGAGAGACTTAGAACTCTCCTGTGAACTACTGCTCAATTCATTACAATCAACATGCTCCCCTCAGTAAACAAGAAAACACTTTGGGTATTCGAGAGACACTGGACTCTCCCAAAAGCTACCACTCAATTCATTACAATCAACATCCACTGTCCTCACTACAATTAACCATATGCCACTTAATTACCTACATGTTACCAATATCATAGTCTATCAAAAACAAAAAGAGAGATTTCTGATAATGCAATAAAATACCATTCATGTATTCTTGATGATGAGCAGTCTCTTGTTCCCACTCTTTCCAACCTCGAATCTGCATGAAAGAAACAAATGAGTTGATCTTCAGCATCAAGTGGAAGAAGagaataatcataattttataaaaaaaagtatGATAGAAATAGTTGAATCATCATCACCTTTAATCTTCCAAGTGCCATGGTTATGGCACTGTAAATAACATGAAACACTGCTAaaaagaatatgaagatgtgcaacTGATGTAACGCATTTAGAGATATAAGTGGCACATACCCCTATTATCAAAACACCAAAAATCAGTTCATCAAAAAAAGTCTTTAGCTGATCATCACAGTAGTCTACATTCAGATTCCAAACATACTTACCGGTTTGCAACCAGCACCTACGCTACCAGCAGCTAAATATCTACGTTCAAACCACAAAAGCTTTCGATGGTGTTCATGTTCGCCACCTTTGGCTTCTGGCTCATGCCCTGATTCATAGCTATGGTCGCTAGAAGTCAAAGGGCAGGGCAACATAATCTCAGAACTATGCATGGGAACACAAATCCTAGCTATGTAGTTTTGCCCAAAAGTCATAATCAGAGAAATGAATCCTAGAACCATCAACTCTGCAGGATTAAAGATTTAAACACAACTTTAGTAGTGATCAAACTCCAAGAAGAACCAAAACCCAAATATTTATGTTCATAGGTTGAATGGTATTGTTACCTCCTTTCACTTTCTGAAGAGCTTCAAACAAAGcgttcttttttctttcttgaaACCACTACAACACAAACCAAATCATGTCACTttgtaaaatagttttttttttatataattatttttgcaAAGTAGCATTCTTGATAGGTGTTGAGTGAATACAATGTCATTTTACACTAAAAAACAATGACAAATTACCGAACAAAACAGTATTCTCATTGGATCGAATGCAAAATCAAGATCAATTTGACAGAACAATTCTTATACTAAACAATCCTAACAATACAAACCAGAAATTTGAATCATGAGTTTGGCTAGATATTCTCGATAGGTGTTCGACAGGCTATCAAGTGTCAAACATGTCAGAAAGGcttctttacaaaaaattatgaaaagaatgttattttataaaaattcACTAAAAAAAGGTTAATTGAATGCAAAATCTAGATCAAAATGACAGAACATAATCTTATACTAATCAATCCCAACAATACAAAAAATTAATTTAGATCACAAGTTTGAAACAGAACAACCCCATTGCATGCATgaattagaaaaagaaaaagaaaaaaacattaTTGGGTTAAGCATAATATTGCTTACTTCTCCGACCATATGAAGAACTTTCTccaaaataatagaaatcacaaTGATGACGGCACAAACAGAGGCCACAGCCCACGTTGGTGTCTGATCAAGCTCCCTTGCGGTACTAGATCCTTCTCCACCTGCCATTTCCAATCCAACCCAAGCTCCTGTCCTTTCAAGTTAAACCACGACAAACCCagataacaaaataaccaaaaaAATCATCAACCTTAGCTCAATCGTTGATGGTTAATGTATTAAGGGTCatagaaagagaagaagagaaaacggTTAAAAACGGTTAAGTAGTATTTTGGGTCTATTTCTTTTCCTCGTAACGGTAAGGAATGTTGCCGAGGATGTTCAACGAGTGGGGATTGGTGTTCGAGATAGGCCATGTTTGAGGTGCCAACGCTGAACTCGTTAACCAGAGTATTGATAGGGATTATTGCCTAAATAAGTCTGAGGTCCAAATAATTTAATCCCAAAAATAATTCTTTGAGATAAAATAGGAAAAGGGCTCCCGCCATTTGTAACGGCAGAAAGGTCTGagttaagaaaaacaaaaaaacacaaaaacacaAAAATCGCCGTTGCCGGGGATCGAACCCGGGTCACCCGCGTGACAGGCGGGAATACTTACCACTATACTACAACGACATTGTTGAGAAATACCACTCGTATAATTTTCTTATATATAACATAACAACATTAATACAATAATTGGCCGAAATCTATTATGGTATAATTTCAaagataaatttttttatatttatactaGGTACTTTTATTTTGGTTTTCTATTTTTTAAgatgccaattttttttttttcaaaaatactaccTTAAATTTttggaatatatatttataaaaatacgaCGTTAATAAAATAACTAAGcaacaactaaaaaataacaataacacaACAACAAAacattaattctatttttttttaaattataatgtatttacaaataaatagacaacaacacaataataaaataactgtaaataaacttaaacaataaaaactaacatgaaaataattatacatAAAATCTAAGCAGCAtaaaaacaacaactaaatattaACTCACTGCATACAACACACATTTAAAAACAACAAATAAAGAACAACTAGAAGTCAACTCATTGCATACTGTGTTTTTTTTATGTGAAAACAACCGTACATAaatctaaacaactaaaaaatcaCGTGAAAACATctatacataaatctaaacaactaaaaataacaacacaaaaataacccaacatatattaaataaaaactaaaattatAACTGTACTTCAGAAATTTTCCTTACTCAAGAAATTAAataatcaatataaaatgtgaaCCTGTACACTCCCGCTTCTTCTCCATTCTGCCATTACCAACCCACCACTTCAACCTTTTATTTTCAAGGTTCTCCTCTTTAATCCCAATCACCTCCAAGTTTAACCCAGTAGGATTCCGCCGAAGATGGTAGTGTCAAGGTGAGATTTGTCGGACCAAGATCATCTCGGAAGAACGTCGAACGTTCCTTCAAGTTCAAGCAGCTGGCGAGAATAAGACAAAATCAAACGTCCCTTTTACGTGGCAGGAGATGGTTGCTGACAATGGGAGGAAGCCTGTGGCGACAGCGGTGGCAAGAAGATTATCGTCGTGGTGGCGTCAGGAAGGTGTCGTGTTGGTGGTGGCCTGCATCGTCGAACGATGGCAGAGTCGAGACTCTCTCGGTCTTGTACAAGTCACCACCGTGAAGCGATGCTGAGGAGAAGAGGAGAAGTGCTGCCGATCACTAGAGTCACGCTGTGGTGGTGCTCATCAGCCGTTGGTAAGGAAGAAGACTGAGTCTCTCGGTCTATTACgtaaacttatatatatatataatattatttatacaatatatatctgaatatatatatcgtatattaattaaataaatttcttTGTAAGCACTCTTTCAATTCGATTGAATGTTTATTTCTTTGTTATaacattttttgttttgttgtgtaaaataaatacgcaagtgcacgtaatcgtaacaagtaataaagaatAAGTGAGATCGTTCCTACAAAGACTGGATATTGAGTACCAAAACCTAATTcatatttctatttggctaacgatAATTGAGTCTcaagaattaactaaaattataaaacaaaaatctaaaattaatttcaaaaactgaaaataaacaacgttaaagaaaattcaatggattaaaaactagggcaatcaatttcatcaatcatcctctttaatttttattaacacaaatcttactattcaatttttctcttgtgatagcaggtcaacaataataacttatattcgtactataATATATAAGTCTCAATTCTATGCAAATTTTCTatatctctgtgataaataaacataagataggcattaaAATTAACAACTCTAAAACTATACAGAccacacaggtactctcgtcctaatatgaaatctatgtttatttaattacagtatattcaattctcacttatgaatcaaaatcatatatttcatgtcaatggtgagcaatcattcacaagcattagaatcaaattgaataaatcacaagataaaattgaaatcataaaacttgcattaatttaaaataaaggttcaggagaatccattaacaccctagaaaaatagtttagttcatgatcaaattcataataaccatagaagaaataaaaaacatccaaaatacagaaattcaaagtagaaaagaagaaaactatGATGAATTCTTCGACTCCACTTGCAATCCTCCACAATGTACCTCTAGCCGTCTCCTAGGGTTAATCTCCTTTttaaaaacgtcattaagaaagcttttataatccctaattaattatgtgtgaaatgacaaaattgcccttgaaaaatgccctaaATTTGACTTCTGTAGGCACTAGCGCCGCAGCTCCACTTGATAGAGCCGCAACTCTAATTCACTTCGCAATCCAGAATTCGTCTCTGACTTCTTGTAGCGCCGTAGTTCTACttgatagagccgcagctctaattcagattttaatagagcctcagctctatCTGATAGAGCTGCAGCTCTAATGCTGACAGATTTTTTTTCTCATCTCTGAAACTCTTAGGGTTGCGGCTCTACACCATAGAGTTGCGGCTCTAATTCCACTTTTTCGCCAAATCATGAATTTGACCCTCGGTTTCGCCTAAtttccattccttagcccgtttaacaTCGTTTCTTAAAAAATTAAGCGTTTTTCCTCTAATTTCAAGTTATTTCCTTcataaccacacttaatcctgaaaacacaataaacaccagcataatatcgcacaaaaccaaataaaagattaaaattgcatcctaaaacacgccataaaaacataccaaaactagtcctaacaAGTTTTAGTAGTAGTTTTGTTCATGCATACCGTTTTGAGTATTGATTTATAATCTTAATTtctgcattttatttattttatttttaatatattagataGCTTTTAGGATTAGGAGCTTGATGTTTCTCTATAGTCAAttctatcaaaaaaaaaaaaaaaaaacaggcaGTGACCCATTATCGAGAGAAACATTTTTGTTTAAAACTAACAAACCTAACGGTTCCCTGAAAATTGAACGGAATCCTCATATAAAAGTCAGCTAAAACAGTCTTTACAACCTACAATGTCATAATATAATATAGAGAATTCAAAACATGAGTTCGAAAAAAACCATCACTACAAGTTAGAGAACGGCTGACCCTCTGGCTAACTCTCAATGCTAATATCTacgtgaaaaagaaaaaaaaaagagatcagTTGTCGTTTTAGTAAAATCAAGGCAGTCTAGATGGGAACTGGTTCTGTTGATAATCACTAGGGACGAACACGGGAAGCTGGCCGCCGCCCTGTGATCTTCCCCACTGATAATTAGAGCCGCCTCTATCCACCACACTGCCGCTGCTACTTCTTGTCCCTCTGttgggttgttgttgttgttgttcatTCACTATGGGTCCACCAAAGAATATGGATTGTCCTGTGTAAAGTAGTTCTGCCCCAGACACTTGAGTAGAACCTGCTTCTCTGGAGGAGGAGACAAAACGTCCTGCCTCTTGATCCCAAACAaccgatgatgatgatgacgatgaTCGAACATTTCCTGCAGCATTGAAGTTGTTCTTTTTTGCAGGTATTTGCGGGGGAGCTTCGTTTGGCTTGATTTCTTCTCTTCCTGAATGCAGCAGGGATTGATCCGCCAACGAATGATAAATGGGGTTGTGTTGATGATCTCTATTCGGAAACTTCTGAACTTGCAGGGGGGCAGGGGCGAAGTTAGAAACCTGAGGACTGCTTATACTACTGACACTATGATGACATGTTTCACTATCTTCCCGACTAGCACGACTTGGAGGATATGAGCTTCTAGAAGGGGATAGCTTGGAAGTCCCTGCTTTGGCATTTCTACTGAGGAAGCCATGATCAGTACTGACAGGACTGCTCCTTCCACTGAAGCTGCTATTGGATAAATAATCAGCATGATATGGATGGAGCTGAGAGCTGATTGGACGGAGCACAGATGATGATGCTCTAGCTTTCTCAGCTGCTTTAATTGCCTCATTAGAGTCCAGTTTCGCAAGCTTCCATGCACTAAGACGTGGCACACGCTGGGGTATTTTTTTCCCCCTGTCTGGATGTGGTAATGCATCTGGGTCCACTGTGGAGGGTAAACGCCCTGGTTCCAAATGTGGAATTATCTCATCCTACCAAAACAGAAATCAGAAACAATCAAATTAAAACGCTCTTTTATAAGACTAGATGAAGCCTATTTCACTTCCACACTGTTTTCCCAAGAGTTAGGATGATGAGAAACCCATAAATTATGTTAGCTAAGAATCTACATGCATGCACATGCAacattattatctaatatttaaGAGAATTTACATGGTAGTGAAGTTTTTTTTTCCTCCTAAACTAGGCTCCCTCCCTGCCTAACCCAAGGACCAAGAAACTATAGAAATTGCTATGTAGGTGCTCAAGAATAACTCGAACTTCAGAATTTGTGGGTCCAAACCACATGCCTAACTATTTGACCTACCCATCTTAGATTATGCTAGTTAAGTTATAATATTCACTATAATAGTAGGACCTCAAATGTTAGTTTAGCAATGCTCTTTATTATAAACAGAAATGACTTCTACATTCAATGGCTACAGAATGCATACAGTTTGGAGTACCTGATGGTCCATAAAAATTCTTGGAGGAGTACACCAAGCACCCTTATATTGCAAACCCATACCAAGAGAGCTTCTCCCACTTATTGCAGTCACAGCTGAACTAGTAGGTGATGAAGGCAGACTTTGTTGATCCTCCCCGTCTACAGATGGTCCATGGGGCTCGCTTTGTGCTCTCATGGCAACAACATACTCGTATGTTGTGATACCCTGGAGGATAGAACATATTAAAATTAACTTGAGCTTGATCTAAAAAAACATGGAGATAGAGAGAGGAGTAAGAAGTCCAAAGAGCATACCTTTCGAATCAAAATTATGTGAAAAAAGAACAATTCTCCCAAAGGAACGATAGCCAGAAATGATATAATAGTACACAGGCCCTGGATACATTACAAGTGTCATTGTTATTTCACCACACTATCATCTCACCAACTAAATttctaaagaaaaataaatgtcAAAAAACAGAAGAGTAAATTTTGAGtaagttttaaaaaatacaaaGCTAACAAGTCAATAAACCCACCACCACAATAGCAAAGGGGATCTGTGAGAATCCAACTCCAAGTTTTTCAGCTATCTGATGATTCATACCCTTTCTATCAACAAAGCAACGAACAAAAACAGCAATGCCAACCCCACATTCGACAATAAGCTGAAAGAAGATTGACAAAGGAAAGATTAAACTTAATTCAATTTCAAGCAATAAAAATAGAATGAATAGAACAATCAAAGTGAACTGAAATTCAAAGGTTACCCAAGCAAGGCTTGCTGCCATGAGGCATACAAATGTAATATAGTTTTTCCTCCCTACACAATTATTCAACCACTGCACCAATAAAGAGTAGAGATAACTTAATCATTCCTGGTATAATCAGCCAAGATGCTGTTTTACAACATCACAAAGACGATTATTATTTGATACATAGAGCGAAGTGCAAATGCAGACTAGTTACGTGTACTGTCAATTAGAGAGCATAGAAGACAAAAGACACAAGACATGCTTGCTATCATTGACATTGATTGTCAACTATGATATACAATAGTTTTAGAGTACATGATGCCATAGTAAAAGGTGAATGTTTATAACTCTTTAGACTTACCCGACAATGATGATCAAACCCATCAACACATTTATCGCAACTTCTACAGTGTTTGCTGAATTTGCGTACCTACAGAAGAAAGGGCCGTAGCTATTGAAGAAAACCAGATTGCTCCACATTGGAATTAACATTGCTACTAAAATATTATACCTCAGCATTGCATAAAGTGCAGAATAATGCATCCTCTCCAGATTGTTGTGGAACATCATCTTTTCGGCAATCTTCTAGCACGATACAACAACAAATAAAACCTCCAAGTCGTGCACAACATGTTGAACTATGCCTACTATATTTTCCTCCATTATTTAGTTCCATTTTGCTGGGGTCTTCAACCGAGGAAGCATTCCCTATAATCAATCAAATATGGTCAAGTTATGCAGTGAAGTTGCAGAAAATTAGAAATAAACATCATTCTTCATTTAATCACAATTTCATATGAAATAACCAATATTAGAATAAATAAATGCAGATATAGCTTTTTATGTATCGTGGAGATAACTCGGATGTTTATTTCCTTTCCTACGACGTCCATAAGCCAATAAAATTTCTTGAAGCAGAACACTGACCAGGCGTATCCAAATCATTGTGAGATTTATATGTAGACATCTTGTCGGGTTCAACCAGAATACCAGGATCGGCAGGATCAATGGCCGTGCATCTAACATAAAGAATGAACACGGCCAATGCCTGAAGATCAAGAATGCAAAAGAGATTATAATAAGCGAAGCAGTTAACATTATAGAATGGGAAAGCATGAGTTAAAAAGAGTATAAATAGCATACCAAGAAAGAATAAACACCAATAGCTGCATATTGGTAAATATAATTTCCAAGGAACGGAGCAAAGAAGGCATAATATGCCACGGATAGCAAGAAGAAAACTGTTATAGCCACAACCTGAACACAGCAAAAAGAAGACTGAGTATCAACATGTCAAACATTAAAACCAGAGAACCCTACAGAGATTCTCGATCCAT from the Humulus lupulus chromosome X, drHumLupu1.1, whole genome shotgun sequence genome contains:
- the LOC133805383 gene encoding protein S-acyltransferase 21, translating into MARRHGWELPAHTFQVVAITVFFLLSVAYYAFFAPFLGNYIYQYAAIGVYSFLALAVFILYVRCTAIDPADPGILVEPDKMSTYKSHNDLDTPGNASSVEDPSKMELNNGGKYSRHSSTCCARLGGFICCCIVLEDCRKDDVPQQSGEDALFCTLCNAEVRKFSKHCRSCDKCVDGFDHHCRWLNNCVGRKNYITFVCLMAASLAWLIVECGVGIAVFVRCFVDRKGMNHQIAEKLGVGFSQIPFAIVVGLCTIISFLAIVPLGELFFFHIILIRKGITTYEYVVAMRAQSEPHGPSVDGEDQQSLPSSPTSSAVTAISGRSSLGMGLQYKGAWCTPPRIFMDHQDEIIPHLEPGRLPSTVDPDALPHPDRGKKIPQRVPRLSAWKLAKLDSNEAIKAAEKARASSSVLRPISSQLHPYHADYLSNSSFSGRSSPVSTDHGFLSRNAKAGTSKLSPSRSSYPPSRASREDSETCHHSVSSISSPQVSNFAPAPLQVQKFPNRDHQHNPIYHSLADQSLLHSGREEIKPNEAPPQIPAKKNNFNAAGNVRSSSSSSSVVWDQEAGRFVSSSREAGSTQVSGAELLYTGQSIFFGGPIVNEQQQQQPNRGTRSSSGSVVDRGGSNYQWGRSQGGGQLPVFVPSDYQQNQFPSRLP
- the LOC133805384 gene encoding MLO-like protein 9; translated protein: MAGGEGSSTARELDQTPTWAVASVCAVIIVISIILEKVLHMVGEWFQERKKNALFEALQKVKGELMVLGFISLIMTFGQNYIARICVPMHSSEIMLPCPLTSSDHSYESGHEPEAKGGEHEHHRKLLWFERRYLAAGSVGAGCKPGYVPLISLNALHQLHIFIFFLAVFHVIYSAITMALGRLKIRGWKEWEQETAHHQEYMNDPMRFRLTHETSFVKDHTRFWTKNPFTFYFVCFLRQFIRSVRKADYLTMRHGFVTVHLAPGSKFNFQKYIKRSLEDDFKVVVGITPVLWSSLVVFLLLNVHGWQAMFWLSMVPLMVTLAVGTKLQGIITQMALEIQERHAVVQGIPLVQVSDGHFWFSWPRLILHLIHFVLFQNAFEITYFFWIWYEFGLRSCFHDDFNLIILRVALGVVVQFVSAYVTLPLYALVTQMGSTMKRSIFDEQTSKALKQWHKKAVKKKDEKARSPTRVLGGSPGDSPLHSPMYNNNNNNKHKRAVSQPDDAANITAAVDIHQHHHSPSNTNTNTSSISTNNTNNNTNDNNNNAFYSHADLL